From the Solanum lycopersicum chromosome 10, SLM_r2.1 genome, one window contains:
- the LOC138338712 gene encoding grpE protein homolog 1, mitochondrial-like, whose translation MKCSIFIFTFILLVLLISIHVTLFSEYVLQRLGFSFSPSQSQSKQGSRKENGEMSVKYEASVFADSQDTDDLSRDDLVKLLAEKEELLKIKDYEFQKMNKKYLRSYVEMENVINRTKLEEGNFKRFAIQVSFSRHVLCQILLYLLIGVVPLLKDTSGRC comes from the exons ATGAAATGTTCAATTTTCATATTCACCTTTATATTGCTGGTTCTGCTAATATCGATTCATGTTACTCTATTCAGTGAATATGTCTTGCAACGGCTTGGATTTTCATTTTCTCCATCTCAATCCCAAAGCAAACAGGGAAGCAGAAAAGAGAATGGAGAAATGAGTGTAAAATATGAAGCTTCAGTTTTTGCTGATTCTCAGG ATACAGACGATCTTTCTAGGGATGACTTGGTGAAACTATTGGCTGAGAAGGAAGAACtcctaaaaataaaagattatgagtttcagaaaatgaataaaaaatatcttagaTCTTATGTGGAGATGGAGAATGTAATCAATAGAACTAAACTAGAAGAAGGAAATTTCAAAAGGTTTGCCATTCAAGTTAGTTTTTCTAGGCACGTGCTTTGCCAGATACTCCTGTATTTACTTATTGGTGTTGTGCCACTTCTGAAAGACACTTCTGGAAGGTGTTGA
- the LOC101267942 gene encoding uncharacterized protein: MEAWDRLRDIFQDNQHSRALSLEQEFSTTSMENSPNASSYCQHLKSLADELKNVRALVSDSRMVLHLTGGLTRAYRGAGTLIHQSNMLPPFYKARSTHVLKEIGIEKEAATESSMVAASSDDSSGHLTNIGQMKSKYSSSLNNKRNLLGEAPVLVKL, from the coding sequence ATGGAGGCCTGGGATAGGTTGCGAGACATATTCCAGGACAACCAACATTCCCGTGCCCTTTCTCTTGAACAAGAATTCTCCACCACTTCAATGGAGAATTCTCCCAATGCATCCTCTTACTGTCAGCATCTTAAGTCTCTCGCTGATGAGTTGAAGAATGTCAGAGCATTAGTTTCTGATAGCCGGATGGTGTTACACTTGACTGGTGGCCTTACCCGAGCCTACCGTGGTGCAGGCACGCTTATTCATCAAAGCAATATGCTTCCTCCCTTTTACAAGGCTCGCTCCACGCATGTTCTTAAGGAAATTGGAATTGAAAAGGAGGCGGCAACCGAATCTTCCATGGTCGCAGCCTCGTCAGATGACTCCTCCGGTCATTTGACAAACATTGGTCAGATGAAGAGCAAATATTCCAGTTCATTGAACAACAAGCGCAACTTGCTGGGCGAGGCTCCGGTGCTGGTCAAGCTTTGA
- the LOC138338713 gene encoding uncharacterized protein, with amino-acid sequence MARNHTSASGGQDPIPAPASGNTIRVRGRGRARGRGRGRIAALVDGQVPVATQGRDRTVPPAVEVIHGDVQDRVEGDGPAQALPSTIILPVLQDTLARMLGIIEGMAQAGVLPVTSDGSQTCVGGQTQDQIVSPDSQTPRTQPAAAVASRLDSMEFPYMKSHFVNMPSMTIDEQKIFGRFRLMNPPTYTGDLAEDAYEFIVSFHERLHNVGLVESHGVDYTTFQMTGSAKQHASMILPTEAERVRRSVKGLIIPIRLGVSQVAASGVPFQKVVDAAKELEMIRREGFEQREGKRTRYSGDYDGAPPRSRGYLGRDCHPQPSRTIHVAIPVSEACYTGHNSSSSVHTSQGSSSRPVVCRGHSGHLGSSHKPASRRGCFDCGDTGHFVRDCPRTRRGGLPQGSQASTSRAAQPPARGGGSGGGSQSGRGRSHCYTFLGRPEAEASDVVITSIIPVCHRPASALFDQGSTYSYVYTYFAPSLDILCESLDLPIHVSTPVEDSVVVNRVYRLCIVTLIGYDTLADLKVLDMLDFDVILGLRPDRDIDFCIDVEPGTRPISIPPYRMAPTELKELKEQLQDLLSKAFLGQVVSKEGIMVDPKKIEAVSDWVRPASVTEIRSFLGLASYYKRFVEGFSSIASSLTRLTQKEVAFQWSDECEVCFQKLKTLLTTTPILTLPVEGEGFVVYCDASRIGLGCVSMQKGKVIAYASRQLKVHEKNYPIHDLELATMVFALKIWRHYLYAVDCEVFTDHCKANVVADALSRKAVSMGSLAMLQVNEHPLARDVQSLANSFVRLDISEPRKVLAYVEARSSWLEQIWAKQFDDGDLCKIRDKVLKGATKAAILDSEGVLRIKGRICVPRTGDLTRLIMEEAHSSRDIVDFVSRCLNCQQGKYEHQKPRSVTQRTPIPEWKWERIAIDFVVGFPRTLGKFDAIWVIVDRLIKSAHFVPIQTTYNSERLAKIYIREIVRLHGVPISIISDCGTQFTSHFWRSMQKELGTRVDLSMAFHPHTYGQSKRTIQVLKDMLRACVVDFGGHWDQFFPLAEFSYNNSYHSSIEMAPFEALYGLSGVHPVFHISMLKKYHQGGNHVIQWDSMLLDQNLTFEEESITILDRQICKLRSKEIASVSVQWKHRPVEEATWETESDMRRKYPHLF; translated from the exons atggcgaggaatcatacatcggcaagtggtggtcaggATCCTATTCCTGCGCCAGCTTCTGGGAACACTATCAGAGTAAGAGGTAGGGGAAGAGCTCGAGGTCGGGGTAGGGGCCGTATTGCAGCACTTGTGGATGGTCAAGTACCAGTAGCTACCCAGGGTCGTGATAGGACCGTACCTCCTGCTGTAGAGGTtattcatggggatgtgcaagatcgtgtAGAGGGGGATGGGCCAGCTCAGGCTCTACCCAGTACTATTATCCTCccagtgcttcaagataccttgGCCCGTATGTTAGGAATCATAGAGGGGATGGCCCAGGCAGGAGTTTTGcctgtcacttctgatggctcacagacctgtgttggaggtcaaactcaAGATCAGATAGTTTCTCCAGATTCTCAGACTCCCAGGACTCAGCCAGCTGCCGCTGTAGCTTctcgtttggatagtatggagttCCCATATATGAAATCACATTTTGTGAACATGCcttctatgactattgatgagcaaaagatttttgggaggttcagactaatgaatcctcctacttatactggtgacttagctgaggatgcatatgaatttatagttagttTTCATGAGCGGTTGCATAATGttggattagtggagtctcatggagttgactacacaacatttcagatgactggctctgctaagca gcatgcttcgatgatacttcccacagaggctgagagagtgagAAGGTCTGTTAAGGGGCTTATTATTCCGATCCGTCTAGGAGTTTCTCAGGTTGCAGCTTCTGGTGTTCCATTCCAGAAGGTGGTAgatgctgctaaggagttggagatgattcggcgtgagggatttgagcagcgaGAGGGCAAGAGGACTCGTTATTCAGGTGATTATGATGGTGCTCCGCCTAGGAGTCGGGGTTACTTGGGCAGAGACTGTCACCCTCAGCCCAGCAGAACCATTCATGTTGCTATACCAGTGTCTGAGGCTTGTTACACTGGGCATAACTCTTCGAGCTCGGTGCATACTTCgcagggttcatcttctagacctgtAGTTTGTAGAGGGCATTCTGGTCATTTAGGTTCCTCTCATAAGCCTGCGTCTCGTAGGGGCTGTTTTGATTGTGGTGATACgggacactttgtgagagactgccctaggacCAGACGTGGTGGCTTACCTCAGGGTTCTCAGGCTTCGACTTCCAGAGCTGCACAACCTCCGGCTAGGGGTG GTGGTAGTGgtggaggttcacaatctgGTCGAGGTCGTTCTCACTGTTATACTTTTCTGGGTAGGCCAGAGGCTGAGGCttcagatgttgttatcacaagTATTATTCCGGTTTGTCATCGACCAGCTAGTGCATTATTTGATCAaggctctacttattcttatgtgtacacatattttgctcctagtctggatatattatgtgagtctcttgatttaCCGATACATGTTTCTACTCCTGTTGAGGATTCTGTTGTTGTAAATCGAGTGTATCGATTATGTATTGTTACCTTGATAGGGTATGACACTCTTGCAGATTTAAAGGTCTTAGATAtgctagattttgatgtgattcttg GTCTTCGACCAGATCGTGATAtcgatttttgtattgatgtggagccaggcactcggcctatttccattcctccttatcgtatggcaccgactgaattgaaagagttgaaggagcagtTACAGGATTTGTTaagcaaag CATTCTTAGGACAggtagtgtccaaggagggtatcatggtagatcctaagaagattgaggcagttagcGATTGGGTGAGACCTGCTTCAGttactgagattcggagtttcttAGGCCTTGCAAGTTATTATAAACGatttgttgagggtttctcatccattgcatcttcattaactagattgacacagaaggaggtggcttttcagtggtctgacgaGTGTGAGGTTtgtttccaaaagctcaagactttattaaCTACTACTCCGattttgaccctacccgtggagggagagggttttgttgtatattgtgatgcttctcggatTGGTCTTGGTTGTGTATCAATGCAGAAGGgaaaggtgatagcttatgcttcgagacagttgaaggttcatgagaagaattatcctattcatgatttagagttggcaactatggtgtttgcattgaaaatttggaggcattaccTTTATGCTGTGGATTGTGAGGTGTTCACAGATCATT gcaaggcaaatgttgtagcagatgccttgagtcgaaaggcggtaagtatgggtagtctagccaTGTTACAGGTCAACGAGCATCCTTTAgctagggatgtccaatccttggccaatagctttgtgagacttgatatttcagaacCCCGTAAAGTGTTGGCTTATGtggaggctaggtcatcctGGTTGGAACAGATTTGGGctaaacagtttgatgatggtgatttatgtaagataAGAGACAAGGTGTTAAAAGGAGCAACCAAGGCagcaattcttgatagtgaaggagttttgaggattaaaggtCGTATTTGTGTTCCTCgtacaggtgatttgactagattaaTCATGGAGGAGGCccatagttcgag ggacatagtagattttgtatctcgttgtttgaattgtcagcaggggaagtatgaacaccaaaagcctaGAAGTGTGACACAAAGGACGCCTAtacctgaatggaagtgggagcgtATTGCTATAGACTTTGTGGTAGGATTTCCACGCACCTTGGGTAAGTTCgatgctatatgggtcattgtGGATCGACTGattaagtctgcacactttgtaccaattcagactacctataactcagaaaggttagccaagatctatattcgGGAGAtagttcggttgcatggggttcctatatctattatttcggattgtggcacccaatttacatctcatttctggCGTTCTATGCAGAAGGAGTTGGGCACTCGAGTAGATCTTAGTATGGCCTTTCATCCTCACACTTATGGTCAGTCTAAAcggactattcaggttcttAAGGACATGTTGCGGGCATGTGTGGTtgactttggtggtcattgggatcaATTCTTTCCATTAGCGGAATTttcgtataataatagttatcattcgagcatcgagatggcaccatttgaggctttgtatg GGTTGTCTGGTgtccatcctgtatttcatatttcaatgcttaagaagtatcatcagggtggtaatcatgtgattcaatgggattcaaTGTTACTTGAtcaaaatttgacttttgaggaagagTCGATaaccattttggataggcaaatttgtaagctaaggtccaaggagattgcttcagtaagtgttcagtggaagcatcgtccagtggaggaggctacatgggagacagagtcagacatgaggagaaaatatcctcatcttttttag